The following are encoded together in the Pseudovibrio sp. M1P-2-3 genome:
- a CDS encoding Fic family protein, whose product MPQTFFSQPVNIFHESRLPEPALPVGYAALIKAFELEVPLPFTLSAIGARHKIYEENGWRIYTPRHEPAATLEGHLVFALKYEGLDLALLKKLFHALPTGEIEELIRAKPTSRYMRRIWFLYEWLLDEQLNLPDAKAGTYADIVDTKLQWGARGSTSTRHRVRNNLTGSNKYCPLIRRTEKLEHYVAAKLDEQAQDVVGKLSAGVLARTAAFLLLKDSKSSYAIEGEAPPHNRIQRWGKAIGEAGKHPLDMDEFLRLQHIVIGKERFIKLGLRHEGGFVGEHEPETRLPLPEHISAKHDDLPGLMEGLIEFDNKYAGALDPVLAAASLAFGFVYIHPFEDGNGRIHRYLIHHVLTTRGFNPPGIVFPVSSAILERIDDYRKVLEIYSQRLLPFIEWKPSIGMNVEVINDTADFYRFFDATSHAEFLYNCVQQTIEKDLPEQAAFLENYDFFKTKIEAVVEMPASMIDLLFNFLKQNAGKLSKRAMEREFQGLTAEEIHQVEAVYRESFARI is encoded by the coding sequence ATGCCCCAGACCTTCTTTTCACAGCCAGTCAATATTTTTCACGAAAGCAGGCTTCCAGAACCTGCTCTGCCCGTGGGGTATGCCGCTTTGATCAAAGCTTTTGAGCTAGAGGTTCCACTGCCGTTCACTCTATCAGCCATTGGCGCGCGGCACAAAATATATGAAGAGAATGGTTGGCGAATATACACTCCACGCCATGAGCCTGCTGCAACCCTTGAAGGGCATCTCGTTTTTGCGCTGAAATATGAAGGGTTGGATTTAGCGCTCTTAAAAAAGCTGTTCCATGCGTTACCGACTGGAGAAATAGAAGAGCTGATCAGAGCGAAGCCAACCAGTCGCTATATGCGCCGCATTTGGTTTTTATACGAATGGCTACTTGATGAGCAGCTCAATCTTCCCGACGCTAAAGCTGGAACCTATGCCGATATCGTAGATACGAAATTGCAATGGGGGGCGCGCGGTTCCACATCAACGCGCCACCGCGTCAGAAACAACCTGACCGGTTCAAACAAATATTGCCCGCTCATTCGCCGTACGGAAAAGCTGGAGCACTATGTGGCTGCAAAGCTTGATGAACAAGCGCAAGACGTTGTTGGGAAATTGTCCGCAGGTGTTCTCGCTAGAACTGCAGCTTTCCTACTCTTGAAAGACTCAAAATCAAGCTACGCCATTGAAGGTGAGGCCCCGCCCCATAACCGCATCCAGCGATGGGGGAAAGCCATAGGAGAGGCAGGAAAACACCCACTTGATATGGATGAATTTTTGCGCTTACAGCACATCGTTATTGGGAAAGAGCGCTTCATCAAACTTGGATTACGCCATGAAGGCGGCTTCGTGGGGGAGCATGAACCCGAAACGCGCCTGCCACTGCCAGAGCATATTAGCGCCAAGCATGACGATTTACCTGGGCTGATGGAAGGGCTGATCGAGTTTGATAACAAGTATGCAGGTGCTCTTGACCCTGTCTTGGCTGCTGCGTCACTGGCCTTTGGTTTTGTCTATATCCACCCCTTCGAAGACGGGAATGGCCGTATTCATCGCTACCTCATCCATCACGTTCTGACAACGCGAGGCTTTAATCCGCCTGGCATTGTGTTTCCAGTTTCTTCCGCAATTCTGGAGCGGATTGATGACTATCGCAAGGTGTTGGAGATATACTCTCAAAGACTGTTGCCGTTCATTGAGTGGAAACCAAGCATTGGCATGAATGTAGAGGTCATCAACGACACTGCTGATTTCTATCGCTTTTTCGACGCAACCTCACACGCCGAGTTCCTCTATAACTGCGTTCAGCAAACAATAGAAAAAGACCTGCCAGAGCAGGCCGCATTCCTCGAAAACTACGACTTTTTCAAAACCAAAATTGAAGCGGTGGTCGAAATGCCCGCATCTATGATCGACTTGCTCTTTAACTTCTTGAAGCAAAATGCGGGCAAACTATCAAAACGCGCTATGGAAAGGGAGTTTCAGGGGCTGACGGCTGAAGAAATTCATCAGGTTGAGGCAGTTTACCGTGAAAGCTTTGCGCGAATTTAG
- a CDS encoding helix-turn-helix domain-containing protein, which produces MPRKNQTEEESYIGRYIGSRIRIRRTQIKLSQPQLGKLIGISHQQVQKYEHGIDRISSDRLFKISFHLNVEVSYFFMGISQLDGVEIYSKTKESELLAISGAFELLNNFKKCSSDVQKSILSLTKELSKVSQDS; this is translated from the coding sequence ATGCCTAGAAAAAACCAAACAGAGGAAGAGAGCTATATCGGCCGGTATATTGGTTCTCGTATACGTATCAGACGTACACAGATAAAATTATCTCAGCCCCAGTTAGGCAAACTTATTGGTATCTCACATCAACAAGTCCAAAAGTATGAACATGGCATTGACCGGATATCCTCTGACCGATTATTTAAAATCAGCTTCCATTTGAATGTGGAAGTATCATATTTTTTTATGGGTATTTCCCAACTTGATGGAGTTGAAATATATTCAAAAACCAAGGAAAGCGAGCTTTTAGCAATCAGTGGTGCCTTTGAATTACTCAACAACTTTAAAAAATGCAGTAGTGATGTACAAAAAAGCATATTATCCTTAACCAAGGAGCTTTCAAAAGTAAGTCAAGATTCATAG
- a CDS encoding NAD(P)/FAD-dependent oxidoreductase, translating to MKIVDILILGSGPAATMAAIGALQENPDINVALLSQETSAAHRIGEALLTGTIYTLQEAGVLDAVLKQNFHPKIGAAYVWGESRIPWYVDYPCDNSLNYPNELKVDEGRLALHVPRHQFDRILLEEAFRAGASLIEGKAKHAAIRGQFGDAYIQSITTGTGLKIKAKHYIDCTGQSAFLSKRLSIRKKISAPKVAKYFYSNSICWDTAMSNGFSPYRTNIISSDYGWMWFIHLGAAGGELTSVGFVGAPGDMKSLTPRCTKIFDKTLALFGSPLNGMRTYDNRPLDEFYKHPDYAYASEELHGKNWSLSGDAALFLDPILSQGVTLACHYGLMRGRAASRAIEGDVSANFNVTLNYKKEAAMLHKVVSSWYKHNKSVTDWKLDCETSSKQLGGPSNDCDRAFQWITNLENLSQDYSPYPNSQQIKINSNLGLLEDGS from the coding sequence ATGAAAATAGTAGACATCCTAATTTTAGGTAGCGGACCTGCAGCCACTATGGCCGCAATCGGCGCCTTACAAGAAAATCCAGATATCAATGTCGCCCTCTTGTCACAAGAAACATCAGCCGCTCATCGTATTGGCGAAGCATTGCTAACTGGAACCATATATACCTTGCAAGAAGCAGGGGTCTTAGATGCGGTTTTGAAGCAGAACTTTCACCCTAAGATAGGGGCTGCATATGTATGGGGTGAGAGCAGGATACCATGGTATGTCGATTACCCTTGTGACAATTCTTTAAATTATCCTAATGAGTTAAAAGTGGATGAAGGTAGACTAGCCCTTCATGTCCCCCGTCACCAATTTGACAGGATATTGCTTGAAGAAGCATTTAGGGCCGGGGCATCCCTCATCGAGGGAAAAGCGAAACACGCTGCCATACGCGGTCAATTTGGGGATGCATATATCCAAAGTATAACAACTGGAACTGGGTTAAAAATCAAAGCGAAACACTATATTGACTGTACTGGACAATCAGCATTCTTATCAAAGCGGCTATCAATACGTAAAAAAATTTCAGCGCCAAAAGTTGCAAAATATTTCTACTCAAATTCAATATGCTGGGACACAGCCATGAGTAATGGCTTCTCACCCTACCGTACAAATATTATAAGCTCAGATTATGGCTGGATGTGGTTTATACATCTTGGAGCAGCCGGGGGGGAGTTAACAAGTGTCGGTTTCGTCGGCGCCCCCGGAGATATGAAATCACTCACACCGAGATGCACGAAAATATTCGATAAGACACTAGCTCTTTTTGGAAGCCCCCTAAATGGGATGAGAACTTATGATAATCGTCCTCTAGACGAATTTTATAAGCATCCAGATTATGCATATGCCTCTGAAGAATTACACGGAAAGAATTGGAGTTTATCTGGAGATGCTGCTTTGTTTCTCGATCCAATTTTAAGTCAAGGTGTAACACTTGCGTGTCACTATGGTTTAATGCGGGGCAGGGCGGCCTCTCGGGCAATAGAGGGGGACGTAAGTGCGAACTTTAACGTCACTCTAAATTACAAAAAGGAAGCGGCAATGTTACATAAAGTTGTCTCTTCATGGTATAAGCACAATAAAAGTGTCACTGACTGGAAACTTGATTGTGAAACATCCTCAAAACAATTAGGTGGACCAAGTAACGATTGTGATAGAGCATTCCAGTGGATCACAAACCTTGAAAATCTTTCCCAAGATTATTCTCCTTACCCCAATTCACAACAAATTAAGATAAATTCAAACTTAGGCCTTTTAGAAGATGGCAGCTGA
- a CDS encoding AAA family ATPase, with the protein MLDLDKLLDGLSKSQIDLFQAFLQETVENQQYTLIHEANGRVLQRIEKMSDGIQVPIALSRHSCDATLESIILSEETRSEVRRFAEEYNSRDKLSEFGIKPRNTLLFIGPPGNGKTQITKALANLLDLPLYFVRYEALASENETENLDKIGEIFNYVSERNCILFFDEIDAIGQSREGRSDTKVVTTLLTLFDKVPPNVIIAAATNFHGDLDSALRRRLKVRIRLPAPNYDNYTQYLKEALPRYGISIPETVNLRMVAIMLQVENYADAEEFVLSVSRAKYMSDGKYTDEFYLNKALEAWPKTRASMA; encoded by the coding sequence ATGTTGGATCTTGATAAATTATTAGATGGGTTATCTAAATCTCAAATCGACTTATTTCAGGCTTTCTTACAGGAAACAGTCGAAAATCAACAATACACCCTAATTCACGAGGCCAATGGACGTGTCCTACAGCGAATAGAAAAAATGTCGGATGGGATACAAGTTCCAATTGCACTTTCCAGGCATTCCTGTGATGCCACCCTAGAAAGTATCATCTTATCGGAGGAAACTCGAAGTGAAGTTAGAAGATTTGCAGAAGAGTATAATTCACGAGATAAGTTAAGTGAATTTGGTATCAAACCAAGAAATACTCTACTGTTTATTGGTCCACCCGGTAACGGAAAAACTCAAATAACGAAAGCTCTGGCAAATCTTTTGGATCTGCCACTATACTTTGTCAGATATGAAGCACTGGCTAGTGAAAATGAAACCGAAAATCTAGATAAAATCGGTGAAATCTTCAACTATGTTTCCGAAAGAAATTGTATACTATTTTTTGATGAGATTGATGCTATCGGCCAATCACGTGAAGGGCGATCTGATACAAAAGTTGTAACAACGTTGCTAACACTTTTCGATAAAGTCCCACCAAATGTGATTATAGCTGCGGCAACAAACTTCCATGGCGACCTTGATAGTGCCTTGAGAAGGCGTTTAAAGGTTAGGATACGCCTACCTGCCCCTAATTATGACAACTATACGCAGTACTTAAAGGAAGCTTTGCCACGTTACGGTATTTCTATTCCAGAAACTGTGAATCTGCGAATGGTCGCTATTATGCTTCAGGTTGAAAACTATGCTGATGCGGAAGAATTCGTACTATCTGTTTCGCGCGCAAAATATATGTCCGATGGTAAATATACAGATGAATTCTATCTTAATAAAGCGCTTGAAGCCTGGCCTAAAACTAGAGCAAGCATGGCCTAA
- a CDS encoding toxin co-regulated pilus biosynthesis Q family protein: MMSFSQKITKIVVSGSIAFLSTAAAAYDGFGKDIPLSMAMSKLVPAGWRIDYADGVDNQALVSWSSASSWKVALNKAIIKHGYAVHYERNRLLVVPAKISASGDNVSNMSSSVVRTDTNSASPYAFPSSSRSSQTMRRTNTSSESEGKSRKVIGGAGFLMTPYHQAQVTETSGHWRRGWMPYAGVDGLSKGDDLPLVEEIQGDLKKFHIINGLGLRTTLDEWASKSGWKLVWDSSYSYPVSASATYVGNFDEASTALITAMGNARPAITMTVFEGNKVVVIGNDAADDVN; this comes from the coding sequence ATGATGTCGTTTAGTCAAAAGATAACTAAAATAGTAGTCTCAGGTTCTATTGCTTTCCTGAGCACAGCTGCTGCAGCATACGATGGTTTTGGGAAAGATATTCCGCTCTCAATGGCAATGTCAAAACTAGTTCCGGCTGGGTGGAGAATTGACTATGCAGATGGAGTTGACAACCAAGCTTTAGTATCATGGTCATCTGCAAGTAGTTGGAAAGTTGCGTTAAATAAAGCGATCATAAAGCATGGTTATGCTGTTCACTACGAGAGAAATCGCTTGCTTGTTGTTCCTGCTAAAATATCTGCAAGTGGTGACAATGTTTCGAATATGTCGAGCAGCGTAGTTCGTACAGACACAAACTCTGCATCTCCATATGCCTTTCCCTCTTCATCTCGTAGTAGTCAGACCATGAGAAGGACAAATACATCTTCAGAATCTGAAGGTAAGTCAAGGAAAGTTATTGGTGGGGCTGGTTTTTTAATGACACCATATCACCAAGCTCAAGTAACTGAGACATCTGGACATTGGCGGCGAGGTTGGATGCCGTATGCCGGTGTTGATGGCCTTTCCAAAGGCGATGACCTGCCGCTTGTCGAGGAAATTCAAGGGGACTTGAAGAAGTTCCACATTATAAACGGACTAGGTTTACGAACAACTCTAGATGAATGGGCGTCTAAGAGTGGTTGGAAGCTTGTATGGGATAGCAGCTACTCATACCCAGTATCGGCGAGCGCAACCTACGTTGGAAATTTTGATGAAGCATCTACAGCACTAATTACTGCTATGGGCAATGCTCGTCCTGCGATAACGATGACTGTTTTTGAGGGGAATAAAGTCGTTGTTATCGGTAATGACGCAGCTGATGATGTTAATTAG
- the pilN gene encoding PilN family type IVB pilus formation outer membrane protein — MTQRNLIALLFCLLLVGCNTSMYERAHKKTQDNISESSKLLDVAAAPMKATDISWIQKVAGVYIGSDGVRNERGTPLPARYERESGIFISREDPFTLREIATFITQHTQIPVILATADKSAFGGASSPIDTNATSEMPSGPVPQGFPMDTGLAALTNPTSVMGSSGKSDDEMQTVQLNYKGALSGLLNIVSANYNLSWRYDGETVVFDSVLTRTYDIPALPSVASMQFDLASNSQTSADSGGVTSGQSAGTKSTSDVWTELDKGLASIIPENSGQSFSVSMATGVVTVTADPNTQKRVASYLKIINDRLSQQVALSVKVYTVSVTDTDDFDIDIGAVVEAAGKYGLAIGNAGTTTSVPSVAGAGGSGLGWAILNPNNRTNGSNLLLKALSSKGDVSVVTTASVTTLNGIPVPLQVGEQRDYVRSVQVTTTEEGTESSIEPGTVSAGFNLQLLPRVDRSGDLLLQYGITISELTGANDGFDTFESNGTSVQLRRLNQRNLVQHAKIPNGSTLVLAGFEQVSAAGKMSGTGSPRFQLLGGSRASSLKKEIVVISITPTLLDIRRRG; from the coding sequence ATGACTCAGAGAAATCTTATTGCACTACTGTTTTGCTTACTGTTAGTTGGCTGCAATACATCAATGTATGAACGCGCACATAAGAAAACCCAAGATAATATAAGTGAGAGTTCCAAGTTACTTGATGTAGCGGCTGCGCCCATGAAAGCCACAGATATTTCATGGATCCAGAAAGTGGCGGGTGTATATATTGGCAGTGATGGAGTTCGAAATGAGAGAGGCACCCCTCTTCCTGCACGATATGAGCGAGAATCTGGAATATTTATTTCCCGCGAAGACCCGTTCACACTCCGCGAGATTGCAACTTTTATCACTCAGCATACTCAGATCCCAGTTATACTGGCCACTGCCGATAAATCTGCTTTTGGCGGTGCTTCGTCGCCTATAGATACCAATGCGACAAGTGAAATGCCATCTGGACCAGTTCCGCAAGGTTTCCCGATGGATACTGGACTTGCTGCTTTGACTAACCCAACATCAGTGATGGGAAGTTCTGGTAAGAGTGATGATGAAATGCAAACTGTTCAATTAAACTACAAGGGCGCATTGAGTGGTCTGTTAAACATTGTCTCTGCGAACTACAATCTCTCATGGCGTTATGATGGTGAAACTGTTGTTTTTGATAGTGTATTGACCAGAACCTATGACATTCCTGCACTTCCAAGTGTTGCCTCTATGCAGTTTGATCTTGCGTCTAACTCACAAACCTCTGCAGATTCTGGAGGCGTGACATCTGGCCAGTCAGCTGGGACCAAATCTACGAGTGATGTTTGGACTGAGTTGGACAAGGGACTGGCTAGTATTATCCCAGAAAATAGTGGACAGAGTTTTTCCGTTAGTATGGCAACTGGAGTTGTAACTGTTACAGCTGATCCAAACACGCAAAAGCGAGTGGCATCGTATCTAAAGATCATAAATGATCGATTGTCACAACAAGTTGCTCTGTCAGTGAAAGTTTATACTGTATCTGTAACCGACACAGATGATTTTGATATTGATATTGGAGCTGTTGTTGAGGCAGCCGGGAAATATGGATTAGCTATTGGTAACGCAGGAACAACAACTTCGGTACCAAGTGTTGCTGGAGCTGGTGGTAGCGGCTTAGGTTGGGCGATCTTAAACCCAAACAACCGCACGAATGGCTCTAACCTTCTTCTCAAAGCTTTGTCTTCAAAAGGTGATGTATCAGTAGTAACCACCGCAAGTGTGACAACACTTAACGGCATTCCCGTACCACTGCAAGTTGGCGAGCAACGGGATTATGTACGATCAGTACAAGTAACAACTACAGAAGAAGGCACGGAGTCATCAATTGAGCCAGGTACAGTGTCAGCTGGCTTTAATTTACAGTTGTTACCACGGGTAGATCGTTCTGGAGATTTATTGCTACAATACGGTATTACAATTAGTGAGTTGACTGGTGCAAATGACGGATTTGATACATTTGAATCAAATGGCACTAGTGTGCAACTTCGCAGACTTAATCAACGTAACTTGGTACAGCATGCCAAGATCCCCAATGGATCCACACTCGTCCTGGCAGGTTTTGAGCAAGTTAGCGCAGCTGGAAAAATGTCAGGTACAGGTAGCCCTCGTTTCCAGTTATTGGGTGGATCACGCGCATCATCTTTAAAAAAAGAAATTGTTGTTATTTCGATTACCCCTACCCTACTAGACATTAGGCGGAGGGGCTAA
- the pilO2 gene encoding type 4b pilus protein PilO2 — MSGNDEILSALSETEPSLSGEGVNNTATNFSRVTVGKKEYAVGLVWDRPSEKGNIGSYARKKAREPGVQAHFYVILKGYVRQYGLGFNQLGHKVGMPALAGCMASAQVGTWVGAFKVDSGYYIIACENGEVLNDDTVDQIFSDYDEVQTVFADLLESREWDEVFAPKSFHIDGTKPTSIEALLPKKTNVVLQEVNQSKLLLKLGLIFATTITCAIGSFYYFDAAEKARIARAIETKVENATDNFAVKQEPEPIPPMPWEDQPRGYAVLQSCVKEISSFPAILAGWKVQGFLCKSGYIAARIDRVGKLELDGGPFKWVQHQLITDTFKPSIYPDPVGSGQRVSVQWDLKNLPRTTLDIESAKISVIKGALLSYFESRHIPIFFESVTGDKYSRQVSFSFKTNLIPTKFNEVFRLLPGLIFEEIDYNMISGDWTINGKAYEKIPQATS, encoded by the coding sequence ATGTCGGGAAACGATGAGATACTTTCGGCCCTTTCCGAAACAGAGCCTAGTTTAAGTGGTGAGGGCGTAAATAATACAGCAACGAACTTCTCTAGGGTTACTGTTGGTAAAAAAGAGTATGCAGTAGGCCTTGTTTGGGATCGCCCTAGTGAGAAAGGTAACATCGGCTCTTATGCGCGTAAAAAGGCAAGAGAGCCGGGGGTGCAAGCTCATTTTTACGTTATCTTAAAAGGTTACGTACGCCAATATGGGCTGGGTTTTAACCAGCTCGGGCATAAGGTTGGTATGCCGGCACTTGCCGGCTGTATGGCCTCGGCACAGGTTGGCACATGGGTTGGTGCATTTAAGGTAGATTCTGGATACTACATCATTGCATGTGAAAATGGTGAAGTTCTAAATGATGATACTGTTGATCAGATATTTAGTGACTATGATGAAGTGCAAACGGTCTTTGCAGACCTTCTGGAGTCCCGTGAATGGGACGAAGTGTTTGCACCTAAATCATTTCATATAGATGGTACAAAGCCTACTTCGATTGAAGCGCTTTTACCAAAGAAAACCAATGTAGTTTTGCAAGAGGTAAATCAAAGCAAGCTTTTACTCAAGCTTGGTTTGATATTTGCTACTACGATTACGTGCGCCATTGGATCATTCTATTATTTTGATGCAGCAGAAAAAGCCCGGATTGCTCGTGCGATTGAAACAAAGGTTGAAAATGCAACTGATAACTTTGCTGTAAAGCAGGAGCCTGAACCCATTCCTCCTATGCCATGGGAGGATCAACCACGTGGTTATGCTGTTCTACAGTCTTGTGTAAAGGAAATCTCTTCATTCCCGGCTATTTTGGCAGGATGGAAAGTGCAGGGGTTTCTCTGTAAAAGTGGGTATATTGCAGCGCGTATAGACCGTGTAGGTAAGCTAGAACTTGATGGTGGTCCGTTTAAGTGGGTCCAGCACCAACTGATAACTGATACCTTTAAACCGTCTATCTATCCTGATCCTGTGGGAAGTGGACAGAGAGTGTCTGTACAGTGGGATTTGAAGAACCTACCTAGGACAACTCTAGATATTGAGAGTGCTAAAATTTCCGTCATAAAGGGTGCTTTGTTGTCCTATTTTGAAAGTAGGCATATACCTATTTTCTTTGAAAGTGTGACGGGTGATAAGTATTCTCGCCAGGTTTCATTCTCATTCAAAACTAACCTCATACCAACAAAGTTTAATGAGGTATTTCGATTGCTGCCAGGCCTGATTTTTGAGGAAATTGATTACAACATGATCAGTGGAGACTGGACAATAAATGGAAAAGCATATGAAAAGATCCCTCAAGCGACTAGCTAG
- the pilP gene encoding type IV pilus biogenesis protein PilP, translating to MKRSLKRLARFAAAVVIPLTTLHAAYAQEKNTNFNAEGFDLISNQGQDADADDPGVSVVLPDGASLDDSAERLLEMARTAEEALENLMGGSLPSEESLTVDELNSKKHKILLMRQKVEEAKLAKELWVLVNGKDQLNEKVVELERENAALQEQLREIRSKAPRAVKQDKSLPVVYGISGVGRKIQATLLVPYHGKVTVNVGTILPNGMRVHKIGENGIVVTDSDTMITLPSGTSVPLTRPYGS from the coding sequence ATGAAAAGATCCCTCAAGCGACTAGCTAGATTTGCTGCGGCCGTAGTTATACCTCTCACGACTTTACATGCGGCTTATGCGCAGGAGAAGAATACAAACTTCAACGCTGAAGGCTTCGATCTCATCAGTAATCAAGGTCAAGATGCTGACGCTGATGATCCTGGTGTATCCGTTGTATTACCAGATGGGGCGAGTTTGGATGATTCAGCTGAACGATTGCTAGAAATGGCCCGAACTGCAGAGGAAGCACTTGAAAACCTGATGGGTGGATCATTGCCCTCTGAGGAGAGCCTTACAGTCGATGAACTCAATTCAAAGAAGCATAAAATACTCTTGATGCGGCAGAAGGTTGAAGAGGCAAAGCTTGCTAAGGAGCTTTGGGTATTAGTAAATGGCAAAGATCAACTCAATGAGAAAGTAGTTGAATTAGAAAGGGAAAATGCTGCCTTACAAGAACAACTTCGTGAAATCCGTTCCAAAGCCCCCAGAGCTGTTAAACAAGATAAGAGCTTGCCTGTTGTATATGGCATTAGTGGTGTAGGTAGAAAAATACAAGCAACTCTATTGGTTCCTTACCATGGCAAGGTTACTGTAAATGTTGGGACGATTTTGCCAAATGGAATGAGAGTACACAAAATAGGTGAAAATGGAATTGTAGTAACGGATAGTGATACCATGATAACCTTACCATCAGGTACCAGCGTTCCTTTGACAAGGCCCTATGGCTCTTAA
- a CDS encoding GspE/PulE family protein codes for MGLNDAIRSVFKKSSANANNIVPSNHRKKNGNPLPLKNETLGRKKIAHSAATGKKSVPSKINRARVEAAPLSEPNLPQIRSPHASAISKFHTPRDDQLLIIRNYTGPVHTLKGGIAEVNGNLCNAICIIGKPKDNLIVLLDKKRSKDEDVLLQIVTLTRKRIRWFKAFLVEEHIIRTLNDRSIRLGEEDNANEGVERQREFLEIIDTAFRNGATDVHFEVKNLQTRIEGRIDGHIIPLRELPAADGKLLLGAAFNMADEADANYTPSTPQGARISATGSDVSLPNNIQALRLQFNPQSPDGFNLSVRILPMRKDSSNDIVHLGFDAYHMKDISIMRKHPEGAVIIAGPTGSGKSTTLKNTLGKIMEEQPGKRTLTIEDPPEYEIPRAVQIPVTNADTSSKRREAFNKAIGSALRSDPDIIMIGEIRDKESGTLAMEAANTGHSVWSSLHANDAFTILIRLREMQISPSYIYEAGIVRGLIGQRLAPVLDTTKTINLKVAVQKGYVSESTYETIVSLVGDYARYINVADCAGNGKNILKYYKGRTVISETVVTDQQFLDLARDNQRSKAITYWKDYLNGISMIEHGVLKMCRGILDPRDVESKIGLLQQVEKERIQEILKDKLEQ; via the coding sequence GTGGGTCTTAATGACGCGATACGTTCTGTATTTAAAAAGAGCAGCGCTAATGCCAATAATATTGTGCCTTCTAACCATAGAAAAAAAAATGGCAATCCGTTACCCTTAAAGAATGAAACTTTGGGGCGGAAGAAAATAGCACACTCAGCCGCCACAGGTAAGAAAAGCGTACCTAGCAAGATAAATAGAGCCAGAGTAGAGGCCGCTCCCCTCTCTGAACCTAATTTGCCTCAGATAAGATCACCACATGCCTCAGCAATTAGTAAATTTCATACACCAAGGGATGATCAGCTCTTAATTATTAGGAACTATACTGGACCCGTTCACACTTTAAAGGGTGGTATTGCTGAAGTTAATGGGAACCTTTGTAATGCCATTTGTATTATTGGGAAACCTAAAGATAATCTTATTGTCCTTCTCGATAAGAAACGCTCCAAGGATGAAGACGTTCTCTTACAAATTGTGACACTAACACGTAAGAGAATTCGTTGGTTCAAGGCTTTTCTCGTTGAAGAACACATTATTCGCACTCTAAATGATCGTAGTATACGTTTGGGTGAAGAGGATAATGCCAATGAAGGTGTAGAGCGTCAGAGAGAGTTTCTTGAGATTATTGATACGGCATTCAGGAATGGCGCTACAGATGTTCACTTTGAAGTAAAGAACCTCCAAACTCGTATTGAAGGGCGTATTGATGGGCACATAATTCCTTTGCGGGAATTACCCGCGGCTGATGGGAAGCTTTTACTTGGTGCGGCATTCAACATGGCAGATGAGGCAGACGCAAACTATACCCCTAGCACTCCTCAGGGAGCACGTATCAGTGCTACTGGTAGCGATGTATCATTGCCCAATAATATTCAAGCCTTACGACTACAGTTTAATCCTCAATCTCCAGATGGGTTTAATTTGTCCGTGCGGATTTTGCCGATGCGTAAGGATAGTAGTAATGACATAGTCCATTTAGGATTTGATGCGTATCATATGAAAGACATTTCTATAATGCGAAAGCATCCTGAAGGGGCAGTAATTATTGCAGGGCCAACTGGATCTGGTAAATCCACTACTCTAAAGAACACTCTCGGTAAAATTATGGAGGAACAGCCGGGGAAACGAACACTAACCATTGAAGACCCTCCAGAATATGAAATACCAAGAGCTGTTCAGATACCGGTAACGAATGCTGATACGTCTTCTAAGAGACGTGAGGCTTTTAACAAAGCTATTGGATCAGCGCTACGTTCGGATCCAGACATTATCATGATTGGTGAAATTCGTGATAAAGAATCAGGAACCTTAGCTATGGAAGCAGCTAACACTGGTCACAGTGTATGGAGCTCGCTTCACGCAAATGATGCATTCACGATCTTGATAAGATTGAGAGAAATGCAGATTAGTCCAAGTTATATTTATGAGGCAGGTATTGTTCGAGGGCTTATCGGGCAACGTTTGGCACCCGTACTAGATACAACGAAAACAATCAACCTGAAGGTGGCTGTTCAAAAGGGCTACGTTAGTGAGAGCACTTACGAAACAATTGTAAGTTTGGTAGGTGACTATGCAAGGTATATTAATGTAGCTGATTGTGCTGGTAATGGAAAAAATATACTTAAATATTATAAAGGGCGGACAGTTATCTCCGAAACGGTAGTAACAGATCAGCAATTTCTTGATTTAGCTAGGGATAACCAGAGATCTAAAGCCATTACATATTGGAAAGACTATCTAAATGGGATTTCAATGATTGAGCATGGGGTTTTAAAGATGTGTAGGGGTATTTTGGATCCACGTGATGTGGAGTCAAAAATTGGTTTGCTTCAGCAGGTAGAAAAGGAAAGAATTCAAGAGATTTTGAAAGATAAATTGGAGCAATAA